The Pseudanabaena sp. FACHB-2040 DNA segment CCACCACATTGCCCCCGCCATCGGGCCGAAAGAAAGAGGTGCCAAAGTTGATATCAAATAGCAGCAGGATCATTGCTGCGGCCAGCACCGGAGTGGCAAACAGAGCCAGCAGAGAAGTCGCCATCATGGCCCAGCAAAACAGGGGCAGCTGGTCCCACTTCATGCTGGGCACTCGCATATTGATGATGGTCACAATGAAGTTGACCGATCCCAAAATGCTTGAGGTACCAGCCAAGATCAGGGCCACAATCCACATGCTCTGGGCCACGTTGGAGGTTACCAGGCTGAGGGGTGGGTAGGAGGTCCAGCCCGCCTGAGCGCCGCCAAAAAGGAAGCTGGTAAAGATGAGCAGCGCGGCAGGCACCGTAATCCAGAAGGCTAGGGCGTTGAGCTTAGGAAAAGCCATGTCCCGCGCCCCAATCATCAGCGGCACCAGGTAGTTACCAAAGCCGCCAATCGCGGCAGGCACGATCCACAGGAAGATCATGATCGTCCCGTGATTGGTGATAAAGGCGTTGTAGAGCGTGGGGTTGAGGAAGTCTGAGTCAGGAGTAGCCAGTTCCGTGCGCATCGCCACGGCCATCATCCCGCCTACCAGATAGAAGATGAAGGTCGTGACCAAATACTGAATTCCAATCACCTTGTGGTCAATGTTGAAGGTGAAATAGTCGTACCACTTCCACTGTTTTTGGGGGAAGGAGTAGTCCGTCAGGGCGCTGAGGGAGAGCTTGGCATCGGTAGGGGCTTCTGTCGCTTGAACCATAGCTGAGAGATTACTGCGAGGGATTATTAATGCGGGGAGTGAGCCAGTTGAGAAACCAGTTGAGCGTCTAGATCAAGCCCCTGGCTATAAGCTGCTAAATAGTCGGCGTCGGATCGTTCAGCCGGATTGATAGCAACCGTTTGGCTACTTTGGGGGCTCGTGGCTGTGCGGCTTTCTAGCCAGTGAGAAAAGTCTTCTTCAGTGTGAACGATAACCTGAGTCCGCATGGCACCGTGATAGGCACCGCAAAGTTCGGCGCAGACGATAGAGTAGGTGCCGGGCTTAGTAGGGACAAAGCGCAGCTCAGCAGTTTGCCCCGGCATGGCGTCTTGCTTAAGCCGAAATTGGGGGATCCAGAAGGAGTGAATCACATCCTGGGCAGTAAGGTTAACCTGCACATCTTTGCCAACGGGCACATGAAGTTCCCCATCGGTAATGCCAGAATCAGGATAGGTAAACACCCAGGCAAACTGAAGCCCAGTCACGTTGACAGCCAGATCAGGTGCGTTGCCCTCTTCTTCAGGCGAAGCGCCAAAGCCATAGACCGGAATCTTCTGTCCGCCAATATCACCTTCAGTGATCATCGGCGATCCCACATCCGTAACGATGGCTGCTGGGGCTTGAGCCATCAAAGTCCCGTGGCCGTGGGCATGGTCACCAGGGGCAAAGCCGCCCATCTCCTGAAACACAAAGACGCTGTAAACGCCCAAGGCAATGCAGATAACGGCGGGAATGGCCGTCCAAAAGGCTTCTAGAGGCAGGTTGCCCTCAATGGGTAGACCATCGGTTTCGTCGCCTTTCGGCTGACGAAACTTGATCATGGAGAACACAATAGCGCCCTCGACCATCAGGAAAAGCGCTGTGCCGATCATCACCATGACGTTGAAGAAGTTGTCCACCAGCGGGGCTGTACTTGAAGCCTGCTCGGTAGGCAAGATGTGATGGTTATAGCCGGCCCAGATGCTCACCAGGGTAACCACTACCCCAATCACAAGAGTCCAAATGGGCGCAGGGATCTGTTTCATGACAGTTCTCCCCTAGGGGAGTTTGTACGGTAGGTATTTTTGCTGGCGGCAAAAAAATCATTTGCCAGCACTCTCTCGGATCCTAGAAGTGAGAATCGGAATTTGCGGGGAAACTTTCGATTTGTTTCATCTAAAGGGAGGTTTTCAGGGTGATCCCGTTGAGTTTTGTAAACTCTTGGGCCTGATCCTGGTGAGCGGGGGGTTTGGGTGCTGCAGTTAACGCTATCTGCTACGTCTAGATATTTGAGCAAATACCTGCTCAGACCGAGACTGCGCTGCCTCTGGTTGGGCAAATTAAGGGGTAACCATTTGAGCCAAAGCTCAGGCATGCCTGAATGCTCAATCTTGAAGAGGAGACTGATTTTTATGCCATTTCCATTAGAGCCCAGCCAGGAGGATGTCCGCAAGCAGGCCCTGCTGGCATTGACGGCCCACTTCGTTAAACAGGGACACCCGACTCAGTACGCGCCACAGATGGCGGCGGCTTCCATTTTTCAGGCTGATCTGGAGCTGCGAAATGCCCAGTTTAGCCGCTTGTTGGTCTGGCTGCGGGAGCAGCACCCAGATCTGTACCAAGAGGCTGTGGCTCTCTCGGAATCCGTGCGGCAAGAGTTTGAGAAGCGGGTCAAGGCCGATTACTGAGACGCGCTTTCGAACTGGCAAAGCTAAAGCTGTAGGTTGAGTCAGGGCCTTGGAAGCCCAAGAGTCCTTTGCTGAGGCGGGTTACCACTTCGTACTGCTCAACCTACGAAATACTCCATTCAACGATGTCGTACCACTCCCTATTTGTTGCGCTACCCGCTGGCCGCTACGAACGGCCCCTTCCATATAGCCTACAAAATTGTCGGTATGCTCTCCAGCAAAAAACAGACGTCTGTGGGGCTGGCGTAGAGCAGGCCAGAAGCGAGCAAACTGCCCTGGCCCGTAGTTGGAGTAAGACCCGCCGGTATAGCGCTCTTGGGGCCAAACCGCAGTTTGCGCCGTTTTAACATGGCTGCGACAGCCGGGATAAATCATTTCGTATTGGTCTAAAACGTTCTGGATACGGGCTTCGTTGTTGAGAGGCAGCAGTGCCTCGCCATACTGACCAGAAATATAGGCCGTAAGAATGCCCGATTGTCCAGATTGTCGCGCGGTGGCGTCGGTTGCAAAGCCAATGGGCAAGTCGGTGATGGTTAGCCCAGTGCTCTGGTAGCGGGTGCGCCAGATGCGTTCATCGAACTGGATCATGACCTTGATGTGGGAGCCATAGTTGAGATGTGCGATCGCATCTCTCACCATCTCTGGCAGCTCGGGTGAAAAGCGCACCTGGCGCAGCGGCGGTAGTGGCGTGGCAATGACAACATAATCTGCCGTCACGCTGCCCTGCTCATGGGTCACCTGCACCCCCTGCTCACTTTGCTCAATGGCTATAACTGGGCAGTTGAGCAAAACGGCATCCCCTAGGGCACGAGCAATGGCGGCAGGTAATTGCCCGTTGCCCCCCTGAATCCGGTACATCTCTAGCCGCTGGTCGGGCACTTTGTCGTAGAGGGCGGCCTGCTCCATCAAAAACATCATTGAGAGCTGATCAGGCTCGTCCATCTCGCCCCGCAGGTACTGCTCTGTTAGCTCACGGGCCAGAGGGTCTAAGGCCAGCGTATCCATCCACTGCGCCACGCTCTGCTGATCCCACTGGGCTGCTGCCGTCAGCCAATCTGTTTTTCTAAAGGCACCTCTGGCCAGCAGCTCCAGCGTAATCCAGAAGCGATCGATCTCGTCTACAACACCCTGCCCAAAGCTGTTGGCCAGGGCTGTGTCAGAAAAATCACACCGCTGCTGCCGCACAAAGTAAATCCCCTCCGTGGGCTCAGAGTGTACTGGAGCCAGCCTCAACCCAAAGGTTTGCACATAGTGGTGCATCTGCCGGTGCACGTTAAAGCTGTCGATATACTCACCGCCAGCCTCAGCATACTGATCGTTTGCAAACCCCTCTCGCAGGGTGTAGACCCGGCCCCCCACCCGATCTCGCGCTTCTAGTACCGTTACCTGGTGGCCCTCCCTTTGCAGCTCATAGGCAGCCACTAGTCCAGCTAGCCCTGCCCCGATCACCACGACCTGTTTTTCGGAGGGGCCTGCTAGAGCGGCTGTAGGGGCTATAGTGCCTGCAGCTACCGAGGCCATCAACAGCCGTAAAAATGCTTGGCGTGAAAGTGTAGAACCGACCATAAAAGGGCTCAGCAGAGTCTCAAAATGCAGTACTTAGTAGAGGTTGGATTGCGTCAATAACCAACCTCTACCGGCAATCAGCATAGCTCGCTGAGTCTGGCTGTGTGTACTTTAATGAATGGCCTGCTTTTAAGCTGGAGTAAGTTGAAGATCGCTTGCTTAAAAGTTTTTTAATTTGCCCCACGCCTGAAGGCCGAATTATTCCTCTGACCCACTGCTCTTTAAAAATAAAAAGCCCGGGTTAGACGACTACGTAAGGAGCGAACTCATTAAGTAGCTTGTTTGCCTAACCCGGCCTGAGCTTTGGAGCACACGCGAGTCTACAGGATGAATCAATCATCTGTCATAGCCTCGGGGACGCCAATACATAAAAGTTCAGAAAAGTTCAGGTGATAGTTCAGGACTTGTCAAAGGGGCTGAACTGTTCCACTTATGGAGCTGCCTTAGAAGGGCTTGTTGGGCCGTTTAGATCTGGAGAATTCACTCTTTAATTCCAGATTTTTAAGTTCGGGTTATTGGGATTGCGATCGCAACTAACGCCCCACTCATCTCCCTACTTATTTCAGCCTGCCCCCAATAAAGCGGTTTGCTGTCTTCCTGGCAAAAATTCTTGCGAATTGGCATCGTCGCTTCAATCAGCAGTCAAGTTTTCATGAATCCGGTTGTGGGATACAGCAAAACTAGCCAGGGAGGAGACGTATTTCCGGGCCGTCGTCGCGGTGGGGGGTCTCACTGGGCGCAGTTCGGTTCGAGCCCTGTTTGAGTGACCTATAAGCCTGATCCGGATAGGCTAGGCGACAGCTTGTAATCGGTAATAAAGCCCTCTGGGCTGGCTCAGGGACCATTTACTGCTCATGTGCAAATGCTGTGCCTTACCGACGCATTTTTCCGAGGTTGACTGCATTCAAGGCCAGAGCCAAAGCTTTAGTTGAACGCCTGCCTTGGTCGGCAACGATGGGGGCGCGCTCGGTTTTAGTAGCGACTCTAATAACGACAACTCTAGTCACAGGGGCCAAGAAATTTGGCCTCTTGCAGCCTTTTGAGCTAAATAGCTTTGATACTCTAACTCGGCTGCAGCCTGATCGGGGCACTGACCCAAGACTGCTGATTATCGCGGTGTCAGAAGCCGAGTTACAAGCTTATGGCTGGCCCCTTTCAGATGGAGTCATTGCAGCAACCTTACAGGCTGTGCAGCAGCATCAGCCCCGGGTGATCGGGCTAGACCTGTATCGCAGCACGCCGCAACCTCCTGGCAATGCTGAACTGGTTCAGCAGCTTGAAGCTGACAACCTGATCGGCATCTGGAATGTGGGCAATAACCCTGCGGGTGACGAGGTGCCTGGTCCTCCTGCAGTGCCTGCAGAACGGCTAGGATTTAACGATCTAGCTCTCGATCCGGATGGCGTGTTGCGGCGTAGCCTGCTGTTCGTAGGTTCCTCAGATCAGGCTTATTACTCCTTCGGCCTGCGGGTAGCCCAGCGCTATTTGGGCCAGGATGTTGCTCTGCGCTTTGATGAAGAAGCCTTGTATTTGAGCAGCTTGACTCTACCCCGTCTGCAAGAGTGGAGCGGTGGCTATCAGGCTGTTGACAACGGCGGCTACCAAATTTTGACCCGCTACCGTTCCCGGGAGATGCCGGCCCAACAGCTGACAGTCGCCCAAGTGCTTAAAGGCCAGTATGACCCCGCCTGGATACGAGACCGGGTGGTTTTAATTGGCTCTACGGCTGCTAGCCTAAAGGACGAATTTTACACCCCTTATACGGCTACTCAGCAGCAGGAGCTAACCCAGTCAGGAGTGGTTGTGCACGCCCAGATCATCAGCCAACTGCTAGAGGGTCTGGCGGGTGAACAGGCACTTT contains these protein-coding regions:
- a CDS encoding flavin monoamine oxidase family protein, which translates into the protein MVGSTLSRQAFLRLLMASVAAGTIAPTAALAGPSEKQVVVIGAGLAGLVAAYELQREGHQVTVLEARDRVGGRVYTLREGFANDQYAEAGGEYIDSFNVHRQMHHYVQTFGLRLAPVHSEPTEGIYFVRQQRCDFSDTALANSFGQGVVDEIDRFWITLELLARGAFRKTDWLTAAAQWDQQSVAQWMDTLALDPLARELTEQYLRGEMDEPDQLSMMFLMEQAALYDKVPDQRLEMYRIQGGNGQLPAAIARALGDAVLLNCPVIAIEQSEQGVQVTHEQGSVTADYVVIATPLPPLRQVRFSPELPEMVRDAIAHLNYGSHIKVMIQFDERIWRTRYQSTGLTITDLPIGFATDATARQSGQSGILTAYISGQYGEALLPLNNEARIQNVLDQYEMIYPGCRSHVKTAQTAVWPQERYTGGSYSNYGPGQFARFWPALRQPHRRLFFAGEHTDNFVGYMEGAVRSGQRVAQQIGSGTTSLNGVFRRLSSTKW
- a CDS encoding cytochrome c oxidase subunit II, giving the protein MKQIPAPIWTLVIGVVVTLVSIWAGYNHHILPTEQASSTAPLVDNFFNVMVMIGTALFLMVEGAIVFSMIKFRQPKGDETDGLPIEGNLPLEAFWTAIPAVICIALGVYSVFVFQEMGGFAPGDHAHGHGTLMAQAPAAIVTDVGSPMITEGDIGGQKIPVYGFGASPEEEGNAPDLAVNVTGLQFAWVFTYPDSGITDGELHVPVGKDVQVNLTAQDVIHSFWIPQFRLKQDAMPGQTAELRFVPTKPGTYSIVCAELCGAYHGAMRTQVIVHTEEDFSHWLESRTATSPQSSQTVAINPAERSDADYLAAYSQGLDLDAQLVSQLAHSPH